One genomic window of Haliotis asinina isolate JCU_RB_2024 chromosome 4, JCU_Hal_asi_v2, whole genome shotgun sequence includes the following:
- the LOC137281369 gene encoding very long-chain specific acyl-CoA dehydrogenase, mitochondrial-like, translating to MLRSARNFVKIWDAVGKQSLLKAVGSSHTAVQRCYASSDSETRKESKSFAMNLFRGKIQTDQVFPFPEVLSSEQQETLQMLIDPTAKFFEEVNDALKNDSIEKVDDPTFEGLKELGAFGLQVPVDHGGLGLCNTQYARLVEIVGAHDLGVGITLGAHQSIGFKGILLFGNPEQKKKYLPKLASGETVAAFCLTEPASGSDASSIKTRAVPTADGKHYILNGSKIWISNGGLAEIFTVFAQTPVKDPKTGVTKDKVTAFIVERSFGGVSNGPPEKKMGIKASNTAEVYFEDVKVPAECVLGGEGGGFKVAMNILNNGRFGMAAALSGTMRYCIHKAVEHASQRTQFGKRIDSYGAIQEKIARMTMIQYVTESMAYMVSANMDQGSTEFQIEAAISKIFASEGAWFCADEAIQVLGGMGFMRDCGLERVMRDLRIFRIFEGTNDILRLFIALTGIQYAGGQLKEVQKALKNPAANVGVLLNMGSKRAKRMVGMSSGQSLGEFVHPELQEAGNKTAKAIEEFGGTVEDVLIKFNKQIIDEQFILKRIADSAIDIYGMVSSLSRASRSLTEHHQSAQHEKLIVNVFCDEAADRIKTNLASCSNKQSKQNFNSLAQISQDVVGNGGLFQQHPLGM from the exons ATGTTGcgttctgccagaaatttcgtGAAGATTTGGGATGCTGTAGGGAAGCAGTCATTGCTGAAGGCTGTTGG TTCTTCACACACGGCTGTTCAAAGATGTTATGCAAGCTCCGACTCGGAAACAAGAAAG GAGTCCAAGTCCTTTGCTATGAACCTGTTTCGGGGCAAGATCCAGACAGACCAAGTCTTCCCGTTCCCGGAGG TGCTATCATCAGAACAGCAGGAGACCCTCCAGATGTTGATAGACCCAACTGCAAAGTTCTTTGag GAGGTAAATGATGCCTTGAAGAATGACTCCATTGAGAAGGTGGATGACCCGACATTTGAGGGCTTGAAGGAACTTGGTGCCTTTGGACTGCAAGTTCCCGTTGACCATG GTGGGCTGGGACTGTGTAACACACAGTATGCCCGTCTGGTGGAAATAGTCGGGGCACATGACCTGGGTGTCGGCATCACTCTTGGGGCACATCAG tctATTGGGTTCAAAGGTATTCTGTTGTTCGGCAACCCAGAACAGAAGAAGAAGTACCTTCCAAAGTTAGCATCGGGGGAAACTGTCGCAGCCTTCTGTCTCACAGAGCCAGCAAGTGGATCTGATGCTAGT TCCATCAAGACAAGAGCAGTGCCCACTGCAGATGGCAAACACTATATTCTCAATGGCAGCAAGATCTGGATCAGTAATGGTGGTCTGGCAGAAATCTTTACTGTCTTTGCCCAG aCTCCAGTGAAAGACCCTAAGACGGGTGTTACCAAGGACAAGGTCACTGCATTCATTGTGGAGAGAAGCTTTGGTGGCGTGTCAAA TGGTCCTCCAGAAAAGAAGATGGGAATCAAGGCCTCCAACACGGCTGAAGTCTACTTCGAGGATGTCAAGGTCCCAGCAGAGTGTGTCCTGGGAG gtgaAGGTGGAGGGTTCAAGGTCGCCATGAACATCCTAAACAATGGGCGGTTCGGGATGGCTGCAGCTCTCTCTGGCACCATGAGATACTGCATCCACAAAGCG GTGGAGCATGCCTCTCAGAGAACTCAGTTCGGCAAGAGGATCGACTCATATGGAGCTATCCAGGAGAAGATTGCACGGATGACCATGATTCAGTATGTCACCGAG TCAATGGCATACATGGTTTCTGCAAACATGGACCAGGGTTCAACGGAGTTTCAGATTGAGGCTGCCATCAGCAAGATTTTTGCCTCC GAAGGGGCGTGGTTCTGCGCAGATGAAGCTATACAAGTCCTGGGAGGAATGGGTTTTATGAGG GACTGCGGGCTGGAGAGAGTGATGCGAGACCTTCGTATCTTCCGCATCTTCGAGGGAACTAACGACATCCTTCGTCTCTTCATAGCACTGACAGGAATTCAG TATGCTGGAGGTCAGCTGAAGGAGGTACAGAAAGCGCTGAAGAATCCGGCAGCTAATGTTGGAGTACTTTTGAACATGGGGTCCAAGAGAGCCAAGag AATGGTTGGTATGAGTTCTGGTCAGTCCCTCGGTGAGTTTGTCCACCCCGAGCTGCAGGAGGCAGGGAATAAG ACTGCCAAAGCAATTGAAGAGTTTGGAGGAACAGTTGAAGATGTGCTCATAAagttcaacaaacaaatcatag ATGAACAGTTTATCCTGAAGAGGATTGCAGACTCAGCTATCGACATCTACGGCATGGTGTCATCCCTCTCCCGAGCCTCACGAAGCCTTACCGAGCATCACCAGTCCGCCCAACATGAAAAACTCATTGTAAATGTCTTCTGTGATGAG GCTGCAGACAGAATCAAGACCAATTTGGCCTCTTGCAGCAACAAACAGTCAAAGCAGAACTTTAACAGTCTGGCACAGATCTCACAAGATGTTGTTGGAAATGGGGGACTCTTTCAGCAGCATCCTCTAGGAATGTAA
- the LOC137282334 gene encoding zinc finger protein 160-like, translating into MVLMDPTPGCRSSMRTITDSCRRQELTQDTVCPGSLDTPRLQARSVDKENVRHSLDEAESIDVGTDSELPVVLLDGTTVPSMHKTRYRDAIFIFAADVNLSQETAAVDEDYGRCEGIPNDELMMQGRDVQAGQESEVVNVKDVGLRDPEMGENSLKETTVCEDHEKGCQGNLNNGLKRQGKDVQAGWESEAGEVVKDVGLKDPEGKNQTLSYRYDGSDHSLFDISLPSDGLPGRADGVRPKVVHTVTPVDVAGANSVGGASLSSDKLVVDEGSKRGEIVNNDTADSVELDSGVDRKIQLEGKVLQNHGNLVDCLQTVSADGSPSQLAIKFLRNSCVLKDIVDLKSTDQELIQNVSHSNHYQRKDTDDEVDEFTEGSNISGRNPSISQALHDDIASDLSMGSQDDNDDGVPEENSPAPCSVTANINANETGPESNCVSTKYEKRFHHISSHKTSQDCTKEYCVRNTESLKTGQGQDMTLCHHGDLGPEGEASSRKIVDDGVKVCDENACETDTFMAAVIKTEPDLPVNEVFCGMKDWSSFKRRRGKLKEEEMDSPLPAKRLKKNLKSHVREVRICSTRSRKIPPNSVSNSESCSCKVCEKYFSKEDKLNTHLKLHNQNGELQCATCCKTFTSVGRFKSHECKSSVYFECGICEKVFSERDKLKDHVDDHREIPEINFECGVCEQTFTEAISLNVHLQTHEGNKQFQCKLCEKTFTSSKCLESHKRKKHGVTYKCKICAKQFGKQISLDAHSKLHVKKQRFGCKKCGKRFSKLIDMRIHLKIHKRWKCRSCSESFETRTELMEHKVVHETMYECANCDFTCIAEAVIKTHMMSHEETKFPCTECDKSYKSLKWLQNHCKKSHGKQYKCDVCSDEFKDVAGLSSHSKIHTSEDHFKCETCGQRFDCNKLLKKHMKIHKTWKCRRCDIDFETREELKIHRDQHKTPFRCVACDFASKTASELKQHMKGHDDIDEFICKICDKTFVTATALYNHQLTHINLKKFTCEYCGSGFTHRSTLIIHKRVHTGERPYPCTMCDKAFIEKSALRSHMISHSSERKHKCELCGKAFPHKCSLVRHQRIHNEEKPFQCEQCKKTFGQSTQLKRHKRTHTGEKPYKCEDCGLRFGYVETLRSHRRIHNDITIYCKLCDKSFSTTVHLKRHMKTHTGEVDFVCDVCGEGFIRKDYFMKHVKSHEKNSENVQASSIKS; encoded by the coding sequence ATGGTACTGATGGATCCAACCCCTGGTTGCAGATCATCCATGAGGACCATCACAGACAGCTGCAGACGTCAAGAACTCACCCAGGACACTGTCTGTCCAGGATCATTGGACACTCCAAGGCTGCAAGCAAGATCTGTTGATAAAGAAAACGTGAGGCACAGCCTAGATGAAGCTGAAAGCATTGATGTTGGTACAGATTCCGAGCTTCCTGTCGTGTTGCTGGATGGCACCACTGTTCCTTCCATGCACAAGACGAGGTATCGTGATGCCATATTTATCTTTGCTGCAGATGTAAATTTATCGCAAGAAACAGCTGCAGTGGATGAGGATTATGGGAGATGTGAGGGAATTCCAAATGATGAGTTGATGATGCAGGGTAGAGATGTTCAAGCAGGTCAGGAAAGTGAGGTCGTTAATGTGAAGGATGTAGGCTTAAGGGATCCGGAAATGGGAGAAAATTCATTAAAGGAAACAACTGTGTGTGAAGATCATGAAAAGGGATGTCAGGGAAATCTTAACAATGGGTTGAAGAGGCAGGGTAAAGATGTTCAAGCAGGTTGGGAAAGTGAGGCTGGTGAAGTTGTGAAGGATGTAGGCTTAAAGGATCCTGAAGGTAAAAATCAAACACTTAGCTACCGGTATGATGGATCTGATCACAGTCTTTTTGACATCTCTTTGCCATCTGATGGACTCCCTGGGAGAGCTGATGGTGTGAGGCCCAAGGTGGTTCATACTGTCACACCAGTAGATGTTGCTGGGGCTAACTCTGTGGGTGGTGCCAGTCTCAGTAGTGACAAATTGGTGGTTGATGAAGGAAGCAAGAGAGGGGAGATTGTTAATAATGACACTGCAGACAGTGTTGAATTAGATTCTGGAGTTGACAGGAAAATACAACTGGAAGGAAAGGTCCTTCAAAATCATGGTAATCTGGTGGACTGTTTACAGACTGTGTCTGCAGATGGCAGCCCTTCACAACTTGCTATAAAATTCCTCAGAAATTCTTGTGTCCTTAAGGACATTGTTGATTTAAAGTCTACAGATCAGGAACTGATACAAAATGTCAGTCACAGCAATCATTATCAGAGGAAGGACACTGACGATGAAGTAGATGAATTCACCGAAGGAAGTAATATTTCTGGAAGAAATCCTTCAATCTCTCAGGCCTTACATGATGATATTGCTTCAGATCTTTCTATGGGGTCCCaggatgacaatgatgatggtgTTCCTGAAGAGAATTCACCTGCTCCATGCAGCGTTACAGCTAACATCAATGCTAATGAAACTGGTCCTGAGTCAAACTGTGtgtcaacaaaatatgagaAAAGATTTCACCACATTTCATCTCACAAAACATCACAGGACTGTACAAAGGAATATTGTGTTCGAAATACAGAGTCCTTGAAgacaggtcaaggtcaagatATGACCTTATGCCATCATGGTGACCTTGGTCCAGAAGGTGAAGCTAGTTCCAGAAAGAttgttgatgatggtgttaaGGTGTGTGATGAAAACGCATGTGAAACAGACACTTTCATGGCAGCTGTCATCAAAACAGAACCTGACTTGCCTGTTAATGAAGTTTTTTGTGGCATGAAAGACTGGTCATCATTTAAAAGAAGAAGAGGAAAGCTCAAGGAAGAAGAAATGGACTCGCCACTGCCTGCAAAGCGATTAAAGAAGAATTTGAAATCCCATGTTAGAGAAGTTAGAATTTGTTCAACAAGGTCCAGGAAGATACCACCAAATTCTGTATCAAATTCTGAATCCTGTTCATGTAAGGTGTGTGAAAAGTATTTTTCTAAGGAAGACAAACTGAATACGCACTTGAAACTCCACAATCAGAATGGTGAACTTCAGTGTGCGACATGCTGTAAGACATTTACATCAGTTGGTCGGTTTAAGTCTCACGAGTGCAAAAGCAGTGTCTACTTTGAATGTGGAATTTGCGAAAAAGTTTTCAGTGAGAGGGACAAGCTCAAAGATCATGTGGATGACCATCGAGAAATTCCCGAGATTAACTTCGAATGTGGGGTGTGTGAACAAACCTTCACCGAGGCCATTAGTTTGAACGTTCACTTACAGACCCACGAAGGGAATAAACAGTTTCAGTGTAAGCTGTGTGAGAAGACATTCACAAGCTCAAAATGCTTGGAAAGTCATAAGCGAAAGAAGCATGGGGTGACATATAAATGCAAAATTTGTGCAAAGCAGTTCGGAAAACAAATTAGCCTTGATGCGCATTCTAAACTGCACGTCAAGAAACAAAGATTTGGGTGCAAGAAATGTGGGAAAAGATTTTCAAAGTTAATAGATATGAGGATCCATTTGAAGATTCATAAGCGATGGAAGTGTAGAAGTTGCAGTGAAAGTTTTGAAACCAGAACGGAACTGATGGAACATAAGGTCGTTCACGAGACAATGTACGAGTGTGCGAATTGCGACTTTACCTGCATTGCAGAAGCAgtgataaagacacacatgATGTCCCACGAGGAAACAAAATTTCCTTGTACAGAGTGTGATAAGAGCTACAAGTCCTTGAAATGGTTGCAGAATCATTGTAAAAAGAGTCATGGAAAACAATACAAGTGTGATGTTTGTTCGGATGAGTTCAAGGATGTAGCAGGTCTGTCTAGTCATTCTAAAATTCACACAAGTGAAGATCATTTCAAGTGTGAAACATGTGGACAGAGGTTTGATTGTAATAAACTTctgaaaaaacacatgaaaattcaTAAAACATGGAAATGTCGAAGATGTGATATTGACTTTGAAACTCGAGAAGAACTGAAAATTCATAGGGATCAGCACAAGACACCATTTCGATGTGTCGCTTGTGATTTTGCAAGTAAGACGGCAAGTGAACTAAAACAGCATATGAAAGGTCATGATGACATTGATGAATTTATTTGTAAAATCTGTGATAAAACATTCGTGACAGCAACAGCTTTGTACAACCACCAACTTACCCACATTAATCTGAAAAAATTCACTTGTGAGTACTGCGGCTCAGGATTTACTCACCGCTCGACATTGATTATACACAAAAGAGTCCATACAGGTGAGAGACCGTAtccttgcacaatgtgtgatAAGGCCTTCATTGAAAAAAGTGCGTTAAGATCTCACATGATCTCTCACAGTTCAGAACGAAAGCATAAATGTGAGCTGTGTGGAAAAGCGTTTCCCCATAAATGTAGTTTGGTGAGGCATCAAAGAATCCACAATGAAGAAAAGCCTTTTCAGTGTGAACAATGTAAAAAGACGTTTGGTCAGTCAACACAGCTGAAGAGACACAAGCGTACTCACACAGGTGAAAAACCATACAAGTGCGAAGACTGTGGACTCCGATTTGGATATGTTGAAACACTACGGTCACACCGAAGAATTCATAATGATATAACAATTTACTGTAAGCTGTGCGACAAGTCTTTCTCGACAACGGTACATTTGAAACGGCATATGAAGACTCACACGGGTGAGGTGGActttgtgtgtgatgtgtgtggggAAGGGTTTATCAGGAAGGATTATTTTATGAAGCATGTCAAGTCTCATGAAAAGAACTCTGAGAATGTACAAGCCAGTAGCATAAAAAGTtag